From the bacterium genome, the window CCTGGCAGGACGGGCACTTGCCGATCCATTTGGAGCTTTCGAAGCCGCAGGACTGGCAGACGAAGTTGGTTTTGGGGAGGAGTTTATTTTTAATATATCGTGTTTCTTTCATAGCCCAGGCCTTAAGGCCTGGGCTATGGATTGATTGAGGGGTCAAAGATCTGAGATGCTTTTTAGCTTGGCCAGTCCGTTAATGGTAAAATAGGAACCGGGCTCTTCAGTACCGCCGGGATTCACTGCCGTGTTTGTTTCTCCATCATCCAACCGGCTCAGGTTGTATTGTATGGCTTCGTAATTGACGGACCGCGGCTTTATCCCGGCTTTCAACAGCCGCCGGCGCAGGTCGTAATATATCCGGTCGGGGCCGGCCAGTCCCAGGTCGTAACCATTGACCCGGTAGAAGTCGCCTTTGAACAGGGAAAAATTGGAATCAGCGGCAAGCGGTTTACCCTTGGCCCTGCCGGGAAGGGAAATATTTGACAGCCGGTTTTTAAAAGGGCTGTAGCAACCGTATTTTACTGTGGAGGGATCGCATTGCCCCTGCCAGGAACTATCATTTTCCAAGGATCGGGAGGTTACAGCTTCATTGGTCAATTTGTATACAGCGTCTTCGCTTAATACAACCGGGTTGCTCCATAAAAAAGCGCCTGGTTTGCGCCGGGCATGATGGCGCTCAATGAACCGGTGGTGGAGTATCCGGTCCCCGTTAAGAAAGACCAGATAGTCTCCGCGCGCCATTCTGGCCGCCTGGTTGGCTAAGGCTCCCGCATTGCTGCCGGGGATGCCTGGAACGGCTTGGACAGGGTGTTTGAACGATCTGCGGTACTGATCGGCCACGCTTTGATATCCCGGTTCGGCTCCGTCGCTGAAATAAATGATCTCAAAATCATGTTCGGATTGACCCTTCAGGCTCAGCAGGGTCTTTTCAAAATAACCGGGCCGGCCTTTGGCGGCAATTATGACCGACACCAGGGGACGCCTAAGGTAATACAGGTCGGGGGCCGTGTAATGCTCGGCCACGTCAGCCAATCTGTTCCAGGTTTCAACCTGCTTGTCTTTGACCCTGGTGGTGGCCTTGATGAAGTGATGGATGAAAACGTCGCCCGCCACCGCCGAGGCCTGCACCCGGCCGGTCTCAACCTGGCTCTTGCCGGAACGGATCAGCAGGTCGTAGTCGGCGGAGCTGACCTGCTCATTCCACCTGCCGATGATGTCAAAGAACCTCCGGTTGGTAAGGATGGCGTTCCCGGCAATACCGGGATAGATGAAACGTTTGAATTTAAGCGCCCGCCTGGCCGTGAATTTGTCCCAGTCGCCGTACATATTCCGGATCAGGGTCAGCAGGTCATTCTTTGTATAGGTCAATCCCAAATGCGTTTTGAAGCGCTGGATCAGATTTACCCGCCGCCATTTCCGCATATAGGC encodes:
- a CDS encoding glycosyltransferase, with product MKLSIITAIHDQLEYNKLFYESLIKNTFHPFELIIINNNSTDGSGKYFKDHKAIVIDNRENVAYSKAQNMGLDASTGQYLAFLNNDLYLSKHWDKKLIDYLEQYGLDIISPVGIENMETARATKAYMRKWRRVNLIQRFKTHLGLTYTKNDLLTLIRNMYGDWDKFTARRALKFKRFIYPGIAGNAILTNRRFFDIIGRWNEQVSSADYDLLIRSGKSQVETGRVQASAVAGDVFIHHFIKATTRVKDKQVETWNRLADVAEHYTAPDLYYLRRPLVSVIIAAKGRPGYFEKTLLSLKGQSEHDFEIIYFSDGAEPGYQSVADQYRRSFKHPVQAVPGIPGSNAGALANQAARMARGDYLVFLNGDRILHHRFIERHHARRKPGAFLWSNPVVLSEDAVYKLTNEAVTSRSLENDSSWQGQCDPSTVKYGCYSPFKNRLSNISLPGRAKGKPLAADSNFSLFKGDFYRVNGYDLGLAGPDRIYYDLRRRLLKAGIKPRSVNYEAIQYNLSRLDDGETNTAVNPGGTEEPGSYFTINGLAKLKSISDL